The Thermococcus sp. CX2 genome includes a window with the following:
- a CDS encoding Hsp20/alpha crystallin family protein: protein MVWRRDRPYWDPFDIMREIQEEIDAIFRDFMRGPRLWSHREGPAYEELTSEVWREPFVDIFDRGDEFVITAELPGVRKEDIKVRVTDDTVYIEAQVRREKELEREGAIKIERYYSGYRRVIRLPEEVIPEKTKAKYNNGVLEIRIPKKHPTKKEGEGFEVKIE, encoded by the coding sequence GTGGTCTGGAGGAGGGACCGCCCCTACTGGGACCCGTTCGACATAATGAGAGAAATCCAGGAGGAGATTGACGCAATATTCAGGGACTTCATGCGCGGGCCGAGGCTCTGGAGCCACCGCGAGGGGCCAGCGTACGAAGAGCTTACCAGCGAGGTCTGGAGAGAGCCCTTCGTTGACATCTTCGACAGGGGCGACGAGTTCGTCATCACCGCTGAGCTTCCAGGAGTCAGAAAGGAGGACATCAAGGTCAGGGTTACTGACGACACGGTTTACATCGAGGCCCAGGTCAGGCGCGAGAAGGAGCTTGAGCGCGAGGGAGCCATAAAGATCGAGCGCTACTACAGCGGCTACAGGAGGGTCATCAGGCTCCCAGAGGAGGTCATCCCAGAGAAGACCAAGGCCAAGTACAACAACGGCGTCCTTGAAATCAGGATTCCGAAGAAGCACCCGACCAAGAAGGAAGGAGAGGGCTTCGAGGTTAAGATTGAGTGA
- a CDS encoding mechanosensitive ion channel family protein: MDLGRLIYALLIIAAGSLISKLVGLGIRKSMTKFNLHDIILDFLEDFVVVVGVMFSIFSALSYLGYRIEGLTISVTAFIGILMGFGLHDMLNNIAAGAWISAVRPFEIGDYVNLKGYKGVVKEINATNIVLIGDDGETVTIPTKLVWNAPIVRFKEKGDG; this comes from the coding sequence ATGGATCTTGGGAGGCTAATTTATGCACTCCTCATAATCGCGGCCGGATCGTTGATCTCAAAGCTTGTAGGGCTCGGCATAAGAAAATCGATGACCAAGTTTAACCTGCACGACATCATCCTCGACTTTCTCGAGGACTTTGTCGTCGTTGTGGGAGTCATGTTCTCAATCTTCTCCGCCCTAAGCTACCTCGGCTATCGGATCGAAGGGCTGACGATAAGCGTGACCGCCTTCATCGGCATCCTTATGGGCTTCGGGCTGCACGACATGCTGAACAACATAGCAGCTGGGGCGTGGATCTCGGCGGTCAGACCTTTCGAGATAGGTGACTATGTGAACCTGAAGGGCTACAAGGGCGTCGTTAAGGAGATAAACGCCACGAACATTGTTCTAATCGGGGACGACGGAGAGACCGTCACCATCCCAACCAAGCTCGTCTGGAACGCGCCTATTGTGAGGTTCAAGGAAAAGGGAGATGGGTGA
- a CDS encoding MBL fold metallo-hydrolase — protein sequence MILRNLGLDSSAKIAFQSHAHTDHFVSGEVIYATRATKFLSHLRKGGFYREIGFGETFYLGEYRAKLYPAGHMLGSAGIKLWLDTGTVFYTGDTKWFKLRTAEKSRFPRADFLIIEATFGVPAFTFPSPREAEKKLIAFVEEALDRGKRPTLYVNQMGKAQEVMKILDVHGYTVRPSREMLKVARVYKKFGVEFGNVDANGDVVLRSYRSPKVENSLSPWELTVSGFGRLKLSNHADFWELIRIVERVKPEKVFTVYGFAEEFSRILRGLGYPAKAVEPNAVLEL from the coding sequence ATGATACTCCGAAACCTTGGCCTCGACAGTTCCGCCAAGATAGCCTTTCAGAGCCACGCCCACACCGACCACTTCGTTAGCGGTGAGGTTATTTACGCGACCAGAGCCACGAAGTTCCTCAGCCACCTCCGTAAGGGCGGCTTCTACCGCGAGATAGGGTTTGGAGAGACCTTCTACCTCGGCGAGTACAGAGCCAAGCTCTATCCAGCCGGTCACATGCTCGGCTCCGCCGGGATAAAGCTGTGGCTGGACACGGGGACGGTTTTCTACACCGGCGACACCAAGTGGTTCAAGCTGAGAACCGCTGAGAAGAGCCGCTTCCCAAGGGCTGACTTTTTGATAATCGAGGCAACTTTTGGCGTTCCAGCGTTCACTTTTCCCTCGCCGAGGGAGGCCGAGAAAAAGCTGATCGCCTTCGTGGAGGAGGCCTTGGACAGGGGAAAAAGGCCAACGCTCTACGTCAATCAGATGGGAAAGGCCCAAGAGGTCATGAAGATACTCGACGTCCACGGCTACACGGTCAGGCCGTCGCGGGAGATGTTAAAGGTGGCGAGGGTCTACAAGAAGTTTGGAGTGGAGTTTGGAAACGTTGACGCCAACGGCGATGTAGTTCTGCGCTCCTACCGCTCTCCCAAAGTGGAGAACTCCCTCTCGCCCTGGGAGCTGACGGTTTCTGGCTTCGGAAGGCTAAAGCTTAGCAACCACGCGGATTTCTGGGAGCTGATTCGGATAGTGGAGAGGGTAAAGCCCGAGAAGGTCTTCACGGTTTATGGATTTGCGGAGGAGTTCTCGAGGATTCTGCGGGGACTGGGTTACCCAGCGAAGGCTGTTGAGCCAAACGCCGTCCTAGAACTTTAA
- a CDS encoding ABC transporter ATP-binding protein, whose product MSDEYVIVTDKLTKFFGKQNVVYHLDLRVPRGVVYGFLGPNGAGKTTTIKMLTGALKPTYGEIRIFGLEMPRERVEIMKRVGYMPEVPIAYEDMTIFEFLIYMGRLSGMKKEDAREQARELMQYTGVGKLALNRIRELSSGQKQRVSFAAALMGSPELLILDEPTANLDPLGRIEFIGKILNLARHGKTIFVSSHIVSEVEKMCNYVGIINRGMMIAQGRISELVSIEEDDYDIVTSDNEKAMAFLTEKPYIREVWEEEGMIRVKVGPRFLEEFFLAFPKYLVANGIRLKLFRPHTSPLERILMEKFGMGEEE is encoded by the coding sequence ATGAGCGACGAATATGTCATTGTAACCGACAAACTCACCAAGTTCTTCGGCAAGCAGAACGTAGTCTACCATCTCGACCTGAGAGTTCCTAGGGGAGTGGTGTACGGCTTCCTCGGACCTAACGGTGCTGGAAAGACCACCACCATAAAGATGCTGACCGGTGCGCTCAAGCCGACCTACGGCGAGATAAGGATTTTCGGCCTTGAGATGCCGCGCGAGAGAGTCGAGATAATGAAGCGGGTCGGCTACATGCCCGAGGTGCCGATAGCCTACGAGGACATGACGATCTTTGAGTTCCTCATCTACATGGGGCGCCTCTCGGGGATGAAAAAAGAGGACGCCAGGGAGCAGGCAAGGGAGCTGATGCAGTACACGGGCGTGGGGAAGCTCGCCCTCAACAGAATCAGGGAGCTCTCTTCCGGCCAGAAGCAGAGGGTCAGCTTTGCCGCGGCCCTGATGGGTAGTCCGGAGCTCCTCATACTCGACGAGCCGACTGCTAACCTCGACCCGCTTGGAAGGATAGAGTTCATAGGAAAAATCCTGAATCTTGCCAGGCATGGCAAGACGATTTTCGTAAGCTCCCACATAGTCAGTGAGGTCGAGAAGATGTGCAACTACGTCGGAATCATCAACAGAGGGATGATGATAGCGCAGGGGAGGATAAGCGAGCTCGTCAGCATAGAGGAGGACGACTACGACATCGTGACATCGGACAACGAAAAGGCGATGGCTTTCCTGACCGAGAAGCCCTACATCCGCGAGGTCTGGGAAGAGGAGGGAATGATACGGGTAAAGGTCGGGCCCCGCTTTTTGGAGGAATTCTTCCTGGCCTTCCCGAAGTACCTGGTGGCGAACGGAATAAGACTCAAGCTGTTCAGGCCGCACACCAGCCCGCTTGAGAGGATACTCATGGAGAAGTTCGGCATGGGTGAGGAGGAATGA
- a CDS encoding ABC transporter permease: MTKAMIGVLYSNEVLRLIRSRKLKVMLALMFLPVLVYFFSHESITEYSTKAFQISLQVTFSNYMVSFWASVIGQLMVIILMSELLASEIDRGTMRLLLTKPIRKSEILFGKFFAGMTGLAVIFGVPYLILHVYMVLLYKRGFGGFTATIGDVLFALGVTLLVLGTLGAFSMFLSVMLSRPLYASLASFGVIFVAQFILPQLPFFDDPERFTLNYQLGVLLKKGFTLHTGLDAYKGDPTTSALFFGAVMLLSLIFALIGLYRREYGG; this comes from the coding sequence ATGACTAAGGCCATGATAGGCGTCCTGTACTCAAACGAGGTCCTTAGGCTCATCCGCTCAAGGAAGCTGAAGGTCATGCTTGCCCTCATGTTCCTGCCGGTTCTTGTGTACTTCTTCAGCCACGAGTCAATAACGGAGTACAGCACCAAGGCATTCCAGATTTCCCTGCAGGTCACCTTCTCAAACTACATGGTCAGCTTCTGGGCGAGCGTCATCGGGCAGCTCATGGTGATAATCCTGATGAGCGAGCTCCTCGCGAGCGAGATCGACAGGGGCACTATGAGGCTCCTCCTGACGAAGCCGATAAGGAAGAGTGAAATCCTGTTTGGCAAGTTCTTCGCAGGAATGACGGGACTGGCGGTGATATTCGGGGTCCCCTATCTCATCCTGCACGTCTACATGGTGCTCCTGTACAAGAGGGGGTTCGGCGGCTTTACTGCAACAATTGGCGATGTCCTCTTCGCCCTAGGCGTTACGCTGCTCGTCCTCGGCACGCTCGGGGCTTTTTCGATGTTCCTTTCGGTGATGCTCTCGCGTCCGCTGTATGCCTCGCTGGCAAGCTTTGGAGTCATCTTCGTCGCCCAGTTCATACTGCCGCAGCTGCCCTTCTTTGACGACCCGGAGAGGTTCACCCTCAACTACCAGCTCGGCGTCCTGCTGAAGAAGGGCTTCACGCTCCACACGGGCCTCGATGCCTACAAGGGCGACCCCACTACCAGCGCCTTGTTCTTCGGTGCGGTCATGCTCCTGAGCCTGATATTCGCGCTGATAGGCCTTTACAGAAGGGAGTATGGGGGATGA
- a CDS encoding methylmalonyl-CoA mutase — MTFDKEKLKAIKQAEGEWEENVVKPLIAKRPERKEKFMTDDGFEIKRVYTPADLGEDWDYLEKLGFPGEYPFTRGVYATMYRGRFWTMRQYAGFGTAEESNKRYKYLLSQGQTGLSVAFDLPTQIGYDSDHPMSEGEVGKVGVAIDSLWDMRILFDGIPLDKVSTSMTINSTAANLLAMYILVAEEQGVKPEQLRGTVQNDILKEYIARGTYIFPPQPSMRLTTDIIMYCAEHVPKWNPISISGYHIREAGANAVQEVAFTLADGIEYVKAVIERGMDVDKFAGRLSFFFNAHNNFLEEIAKFRAARRLWAYIMKEWFNAKNPKSMLLRFHTQTAGSTLTAQQPENNIVRVAIQALAAVLGGTQSLHTNSYDEALSLPTEKSVRIALRTQQIIAYESGVVDTIDPLGGAYYIEWLTDHIYEEALKYIEKIEKMGGMMRAIERGYIQKEIAESAYKFQKEVEEKKRIIVGVNEFIVDEPLDVEILKVDPGIREKQIERLKKLRSERDNKKVEETLDKLRKAAETEDENLMPYIIEAHRHLATLGEVTDVLREVWGEYRAPLIF, encoded by the coding sequence ATGACGTTCGATAAGGAGAAGCTCAAGGCCATAAAGCAGGCCGAGGGGGAGTGGGAGGAAAACGTTGTTAAGCCCCTCATCGCGAAGAGGCCTGAAAGAAAAGAGAAGTTTATGACGGACGACGGCTTTGAAATAAAGCGCGTTTACACCCCCGCTGACCTCGGCGAGGACTGGGACTACCTCGAGAAGCTCGGTTTCCCTGGTGAATACCCCTTCACGAGGGGCGTTTATGCAACCATGTATCGCGGCCGTTTCTGGACCATGAGACAGTACGCAGGTTTTGGAACGGCTGAGGAGAGCAACAAGCGCTATAAGTATCTCCTCAGCCAGGGACAGACGGGTTTGAGCGTCGCCTTTGACCTGCCGACTCAGATAGGCTACGACTCCGACCACCCGATGAGCGAGGGTGAGGTCGGAAAGGTCGGTGTTGCCATAGACTCCCTCTGGGACATGCGCATACTCTTCGATGGAATCCCTCTCGATAAGGTCTCGACCTCGATGACGATTAACTCAACCGCCGCTAACCTTCTTGCCATGTACATTCTGGTTGCAGAGGAGCAGGGCGTTAAGCCTGAACAGCTCCGCGGAACTGTTCAGAACGATATTCTGAAGGAGTACATCGCTCGCGGTACCTACATCTTCCCGCCGCAGCCGAGCATGAGGCTCACCACCGATATCATCATGTACTGCGCTGAGCACGTGCCGAAGTGGAACCCGATAAGCATAAGCGGCTACCACATAAGGGAAGCCGGAGCGAACGCCGTCCAGGAGGTCGCCTTCACCCTCGCCGACGGTATTGAGTACGTTAAGGCTGTCATCGAGCGTGGAATGGACGTCGATAAGTTCGCTGGAAGGCTGAGCTTCTTCTTCAACGCCCACAACAACTTCCTTGAGGAGATAGCCAAATTCAGAGCGGCCAGAAGGCTCTGGGCCTACATAATGAAGGAGTGGTTCAACGCCAAGAACCCGAAGTCAATGCTCCTGCGCTTCCACACCCAGACGGCCGGTTCAACCCTAACCGCCCAGCAGCCCGAGAACAACATCGTTAGGGTCGCGATTCAGGCCCTGGCAGCGGTTCTCGGAGGAACTCAGTCCCTGCACACCAACTCCTACGATGAGGCTCTGAGCCTTCCGACGGAGAAGAGCGTTAGGATAGCCCTCAGAACCCAGCAGATTATTGCCTACGAGAGCGGCGTCGTTGATACTATAGACCCGCTCGGTGGAGCCTACTACATCGAGTGGCTCACCGACCACATCTACGAGGAGGCCCTCAAGTACATCGAGAAGATTGAGAAGATGGGCGGCATGATGCGCGCCATCGAGCGCGGCTACATCCAGAAGGAGATAGCGGAGAGCGCCTACAAGTTCCAGAAGGAGGTCGAGGAGAAGAAGCGCATCATCGTTGGTGTCAACGAGTTCATCGTGGACGAGCCGCTTGACGTCGAGATACTCAAAGTCGATCCGGGCATCAGGGAGAAGCAGATAGAGCGCCTTAAGAAGCTCAGGAGCGAGCGCGACAACAAGAAGGTCGAGGAGACTCTCGACAAGCTCAGGAAAGCGGCAGAAACCGAGGACGAGAACCTCATGCCGTACATCATCGAGGCCCACAGGCACCTCGCGACCCTTGGAGAGGTTACCGACGTCCTGAGAGAGGTCTGGGGCGAGTACAGGGCCCCGCTGATATTCTGA
- a CDS encoding CGP-CTERM sorting domain-containing protein, whose product MKSSRALLLVVIIGALLFPPAHADPASSGYPIPDYPVMMRISVASNGSLALLAITFSVYGNPPEGMCPIDSPDTYLACRELSFRGYLLFEVDDGVKYINVTSVLLPQNFTAFSPAPIGRKWFLAGIRSEYYPCHFGDCFNASYTVMEYFPSEGRIGEPVAVPNLTAETLFNFPRLLSSRATLSNGSLLFYFPYANETYTVPLDTFSPYLELLNFSDSKGLDVEGFLKLLRAVPLRDGFLVYLPTYGLVPYADAPHMEREYLLIRNESSLYISYLWVGHTGFVTFPSNMTNVPLTEELFPPVFYYHDGELKPILEFSLEHYNWSPYGSVGKFIRTHIALKLPPETRAKAGGKSSMPGVNIPTEGRAYLSVLQSMPHYSPENLTFIDFCVNLRDCLHAELRGDSLTYLKLPFPGLFQYSNGSWFYRSMSRRECLNLCARWWSPRYNGTYIYNPIKRELSSMIPVNSPGSSKERGWYHIYSANKAGVRFLDYNFTFHDVPLEKLSECVPSAEAARMLKGIEVGNGVLLYYPVYTTGVALEGSESAGLWGAYDRYVRVSLNETCILFYYSEDTVKFALKPSTAIVEVPVGEWEMKLSLPYLDLSKSASVSVKYPGNEKREESKICGPGLLVGLPLLPLLTRKRR is encoded by the coding sequence ATGAAAAGCTCACGTGCCCTTTTGCTGGTGGTCATCATAGGCGCGCTTCTATTCCCCCCAGCTCATGCGGATCCGGCCTCTTCTGGGTACCCTATTCCTGATTACCCAGTCATGATGAGGATAAGCGTTGCCAGCAACGGAAGTCTCGCCCTGTTGGCAATCACGTTCTCCGTCTACGGCAATCCCCCGGAAGGCATGTGTCCCATAGACTCGCCGGATACGTACCTTGCCTGCCGCGAGCTCTCGTTCAGGGGCTACCTCCTCTTCGAGGTAGATGATGGCGTGAAATACATAAACGTAACCTCCGTTCTGTTGCCTCAAAACTTCACTGCATTCTCACCTGCTCCGATAGGAAGGAAGTGGTTCCTCGCGGGAATTCGGTCGGAGTATTACCCGTGCCACTTCGGGGACTGTTTCAATGCAAGCTACACCGTGATGGAGTACTTTCCTTCTGAGGGAAGGATAGGAGAGCCTGTTGCCGTCCCAAACCTGACAGCCGAGACCCTCTTTAATTTTCCACGCCTCCTTTCTTCACGGGCCACCCTTTCAAACGGCTCCCTGCTCTTCTACTTTCCCTACGCTAACGAAACCTACACCGTACCGCTCGACACCTTTAGTCCATACCTTGAACTCCTGAACTTCAGCGACTCAAAGGGCCTCGATGTGGAGGGCTTTCTGAAACTCCTCAGGGCGGTTCCGCTAAGGGACGGCTTCTTGGTTTACCTTCCAACCTATGGGCTGGTGCCGTACGCAGATGCACCACACATGGAGAGGGAATACCTCCTAATTCGGAATGAGTCCAGCCTTTACATATCCTACCTCTGGGTTGGCCACACTGGTTTTGTGACGTTCCCAAGCAACATGACCAACGTTCCCCTCACGGAAGAACTCTTTCCCCCGGTTTTCTACTACCACGACGGCGAGCTGAAGCCAATTCTGGAATTTTCGCTTGAGCATTACAACTGGTCTCCATATGGGTCAGTGGGAAAGTTCATCCGTACACACATTGCCCTAAAACTGCCCCCAGAAACAAGGGCAAAAGCCGGCGGAAAGTCCTCAATGCCTGGAGTGAATATACCTACGGAAGGAAGGGCCTATCTCTCCGTTCTCCAGTCCATGCCCCATTATTCCCCTGAAAACCTGACGTTCATTGACTTCTGCGTGAACCTCAGGGACTGCCTCCATGCTGAGCTGAGGGGTGATTCTCTCACGTACCTAAAGCTTCCGTTTCCGGGTCTCTTCCAGTATTCGAACGGCTCCTGGTTCTACCGTTCCATGTCCCGAAGAGAGTGCCTGAACCTCTGCGCCCGCTGGTGGTCCCCCCGGTACAACGGCACCTACATCTACAATCCCATCAAGAGGGAGCTGAGCTCAATGATCCCCGTGAACTCCCCAGGCTCATCGAAAGAGCGGGGATGGTACCACATTTATAGTGCAAACAAGGCAGGGGTAAGATTTCTGGATTACAATTTCACCTTCCACGACGTTCCTCTGGAAAAGCTGTCGGAATGTGTTCCAAGTGCCGAAGCGGCGAGGATGTTGAAGGGAATAGAAGTAGGAAACGGAGTTCTCCTTTACTATCCTGTTTACACCACAGGTGTAGCACTTGAGGGAAGCGAAAGCGCCGGGCTGTGGGGTGCGTACGATAGATACGTCAGAGTTTCGCTCAACGAAACCTGCATCCTCTTCTACTACTCAGAAGATACCGTAAAATTCGCCTTAAAACCCAGTACCGCCATAGTCGAAGTTCCCGTTGGGGAGTGGGAGATGAAGCTGAGCCTTCCCTATCTCGACCTGAGTAAGAGCGCCAGCGTCTCCGTAAAATATCCCGGCAACGAAAAGAGGGAAGAGAGCAAGATATGCGGGCCGGGTCTTCTGGTGGGATTGCCGCTCCTTCCACTTCTCACGAGAAAGAGACGTTAG
- a CDS encoding 50S ribosomal protein L39e, with product MARNKPLAKKLRLAKAAKQNRRVPVWVIVKTNRKVMTHPKRRMWRRTKLKE from the coding sequence ATGGCGAGAAACAAGCCGCTTGCAAAGAAGCTCCGTCTTGCTAAGGCCGCCAAGCAGAACAGGCGTGTTCCGGTCTGGGTCATCGTTAAGACCAACAGGAAGGTCATGACACACCCGAAGAGAAGGATGTGGAGAAGGACCAAGCTTAAGGAGTGA
- a CDS encoding 50S ribosomal protein L31e, whose translation MPIKPGDEVIFTVPIRKVKKRVPRWKRAPRAAKFVREWVARHAKAEEVIIAPEVNEKIWERGAEKPPNKLRIKVKVEEKDGVRVAFVNLAQ comes from the coding sequence ATGCCGATTAAGCCGGGAGACGAGGTCATATTCACCGTTCCGATCAGGAAGGTTAAGAAGAGGGTCCCGCGCTGGAAGAGGGCCCCAAGGGCAGCTAAGTTCGTTAGGGAGTGGGTAGCGAGGCACGCCAAGGCCGAGGAGGTCATCATCGCCCCCGAGGTCAACGAGAAGATCTGGGAGCGCGGAGCGGAGAAGCCACCCAACAAGCTCCGCATCAAGGTCAAGGTCGAGGAGAAGGACGGCGTTAGGGTCGCCTTCGTGAACCTCGCCCAGTGA
- a CDS encoding translation initiation factor IF-6, whose product MHIEKLDFENSPYLGVYGVATDRVVLIREGLGEKKLEVLREVLKVPLIETSIMKSRIIGIFAVGNSNAIVVPYYVWDSELEHIQNELKEHGIDMIIEPFQSTLTAFGNLILVNDRAALVSAKFTREDAKKLEDILGVEVERGIIGDYHAVGSVGVVTNRGGLVHPEATDEELEWLRDLFKVDIYVGTANMGVPFVGSCMLANSHGVVVGHLTTGPEIVKIEEALGFLD is encoded by the coding sequence ATGCACATCGAAAAGCTCGATTTTGAGAACTCTCCGTATCTCGGCGTCTACGGTGTTGCGACCGATAGGGTAGTCCTGATTAGGGAGGGCCTCGGAGAGAAGAAGCTCGAAGTGCTTAGAGAGGTCCTCAAGGTTCCGCTCATCGAGACCAGCATAATGAAGTCAAGGATTATCGGAATATTTGCCGTTGGCAACTCCAACGCCATAGTGGTTCCCTACTACGTCTGGGATTCGGAGCTTGAGCACATCCAGAACGAGCTCAAGGAGCACGGCATAGACATGATTATAGAACCCTTCCAGAGCACTCTGACTGCCTTTGGAAACCTCATCCTGGTCAACGACAGGGCCGCGTTGGTCAGTGCGAAGTTTACCAGGGAAGATGCCAAGAAGCTGGAGGACATCCTCGGCGTCGAGGTCGAGAGGGGAATTATAGGTGACTACCACGCGGTTGGCAGTGTTGGTGTCGTCACCAACAGGGGCGGCCTCGTCCATCCAGAGGCAACCGATGAAGAGCTTGAGTGGCTCCGCGACCTGTTCAAGGTTGATATATACGTCGGAACCGCCAACATGGGCGTTCCATTCGTCGGTTCATGCATGCTGGCGAACTCTCACGGTGTCGTGGTTGGACACCTCACCACTGGACCCGAGATAGTTAAGATTGAAGAGGCTTTGGGATTCCTCGACTAA
- the rpl18a gene encoding 50S ribosomal protein L18Ae → MDVKVFRVKGVFERLGKKQPFTKEYRALKPEHVAELVYSEIGSKHRVPRSKIWIESIEEIKPEEAEDPVVRKLSLEL, encoded by the coding sequence ATGGACGTTAAGGTCTTCCGCGTTAAGGGTGTGTTCGAGAGGCTCGGAAAGAAGCAGCCGTTCACCAAGGAGTACAGGGCTTTAAAGCCGGAGCACGTTGCCGAGCTCGTCTACTCGGAGATAGGCAGCAAGCACAGGGTTCCCAGGTCCAAGATATGGATCGAAAGCATCGAGGAAATAAAGCCAGAAGAGGCCGAGGACCCAGTCGTCAGGAAGCTCAGCCTCGAGCTCTGA
- a CDS encoding asparagine synthase-related protein, producing the protein MEVYHLYSGGKDSSLAAWILERMGYDVKLVTISFGLLDNWRHAKETAERLGFEHQVLYLPRDTLEKAAEMCIRDGHPNNAIQFIHEKALEAVAEIADRVSDGTRRDDRVPFLDLPKTRSLEDRFNVAYIRPLLGLGYKTIRELTEMLFIVEIRESEELQKADYEVELRYLLREKGIDPLEIFPKRHYQSRVLGWKTEETR; encoded by the coding sequence ATGGAAGTCTACCACCTCTACTCCGGCGGAAAAGACTCAAGCTTGGCCGCGTGGATTTTGGAGAGAATGGGTTACGACGTAAAGCTTGTAACGATTAGCTTCGGTCTGCTCGACAACTGGCGCCATGCCAAGGAAACCGCCGAAAGGCTTGGCTTTGAGCATCAGGTGCTCTACTTGCCAAGGGATACGCTGGAAAAGGCCGCGGAGATGTGTATAAGGGACGGCCATCCAAACAACGCCATCCAGTTCATCCATGAGAAGGCCCTGGAGGCTGTGGCAGAGATTGCCGACCGGGTTAGTGACGGCACCAGGAGGGACGACAGGGTTCCATTCCTCGACCTGCCCAAGACCCGCTCGCTGGAGGATCGGTTTAACGTCGCCTACATCCGCCCGCTTCTCGGTCTGGGCTACAAGACGATAAGAGAGCTCACCGAGATGCTGTTCATCGTTGAAATCAGGGAGAGCGAGGAACTCCAAAAGGCCGACTACGAAGTCGAGCTCAGGTATTTGCTCAGGGAGAAGGGAATAGATCCTCTGGAGATTTTTCCCAAGAGGCACTATCAGTCAAGGGTTCTGGGCTGGAAGACCGAAGAAACGAGATAA
- a CDS encoding YhbY family RNA-binding protein, which produces MEKRLPGKVRRAIRAKYYDIEPKAWIGKRGLDEGVISEINTQLEKDGILKVEIRKGALISTGMERRELAEKVAELTDSELIEVRGKRFILFKPREGWEKYLRKLQRKELSKEKREEKPVKKVKLDIAQFRRKFKKGRD; this is translated from the coding sequence ATGGAGAAACGCTTACCCGGAAAAGTGAGGCGAGCCATTCGCGCTAAATATTACGATATCGAGCCCAAAGCTTGGATAGGCAAGAGAGGGTTGGATGAAGGTGTCATCAGCGAGATAAACACCCAGCTCGAGAAGGACGGTATACTCAAGGTCGAGATCCGGAAGGGCGCACTTATCAGTACCGGTATGGAGAGGAGAGAGCTTGCAGAGAAGGTGGCCGAACTCACCGACAGCGAGCTCATCGAAGTCAGGGGCAAAAGGTTTATATTGTTCAAGCCGAGAGAGGGGTGGGAAAAGTATTTAAGGAAGCTCCAGAGAAAGGAGCTTTCGAAGGAAAAGCGGGAAGAGAAGCCCGTTAAGAAAGTCAAGCTCGACATCGCTCAATTCAGGAGGAAATTCAAGAAGGGGAGGGATTGA
- a CDS encoding 30S ribosomal protein S19e — MATVYDVPGDLLVERVAQKLKEIEAIKPPEWAPFVKTGRHKERLPEQDDWWYYRVASVFRKVYIDGPVGIERLRTWYGGRKNRGHAPEHFYKASGSIIRKALQQLEQAGFIQKVPGEGRVVTPQGQSFLDKIATELKKELEEQIPELKKY, encoded by the coding sequence ATGGCTACGGTTTATGACGTTCCCGGTGATTTGCTCGTTGAGAGGGTTGCCCAGAAGCTCAAGGAGATAGAGGCCATAAAGCCGCCCGAGTGGGCCCCGTTCGTCAAGACCGGCAGACACAAGGAGCGCCTTCCGGAGCAGGATGACTGGTGGTACTACAGGGTTGCTTCAGTCTTCAGGAAGGTATACATCGACGGGCCGGTCGGAATCGAGAGGCTCAGGACCTGGTACGGCGGCAGGAAGAACCGCGGCCACGCCCCGGAGCACTTCTACAAGGCCAGTGGAAGCATCATCAGGAAGGCCCTCCAGCAGCTCGAGCAGGCTGGCTTCATCCAGAAGGTTCCGGGCGAGGGAAGGGTCGTTACCCCACAGGGACAGAGCTTCCTCGACAAGATCGCTACCGAGCTCAAGAAGGAGCTTGAGGAGCAGATTCCGGAGCTCAAGAAGTACTGA
- a CDS encoding DNA-binding protein produces the protein MAEDIEEIRKRKLLELQKRYLEQQKAQEEAIRQEMELEAQLNAIMRHILTPEARERLGRVKLVRPELARQVELVLVQLYQAGQIREPIDDAKLKRILAQVDARTRKDYRIKW, from the coding sequence ATGGCCGAGGACATAGAGGAGATTAGAAAGAGGAAGCTCCTCGAACTGCAGAAGAGGTACCTTGAACAGCAGAAGGCCCAGGAGGAGGCTATAAGGCAGGAGATGGAGCTTGAGGCTCAGCTTAATGCCATAATGAGGCACATACTTACCCCCGAGGCGAGGGAGAGGCTTGGAAGGGTCAAGCTGGTAAGGCCCGAGCTGGCCCGCCAAGTGGAGCTCGTTCTCGTCCAGCTGTATCAGGCTGGACAGATACGCGAGCCAATAGACGACGCCAAGCTGAAGAGAATCCTTGCCCAGGTGGATGCAAGAACAAGAAAAGACTACAGGATTAAGTGGTGA